From a single Solanum dulcamara chromosome 4, daSolDulc1.2, whole genome shotgun sequence genomic region:
- the LOC129886606 gene encoding calcium-dependent lipid-binding protein-like, whose protein sequence is MGLISGILLGMICGIGLMAVWKHMTRHRGNKRIAKAVDVKVMGGLSRDDLKKVCGDNFPEWISFPVFEQVKWLNKQLSKLWPFIAEAGEAIIKESVEPLLEDYRPSGITSLKFSKLSLGTVAPKIEGIRVQSLKKGQITMDIDLRWGGDPNIVLGVEAAMVASIPIQLKNLQVFTVIRVIFQLTEEIPCISAVVVALLSEPKPRIDYVLKAVGGSLTALPGLSDMIDDTVNTIVTDMLEWPHRIVVPIGGIPMDTSDLELKPQGKLIVTVVKANGLKNHEMIGKSDPYAVVHIRPLFKVKTKTIDNNLNPVWDQTFELIAEDKETQSLFVEVFDKDNIGQDERMGVTKLRLSELVADTAKEIELRLLPKFDMLKVKDKKDRGTITIKVLYHEFNKEEQLAALEAEKVILEERKKLKAEGVIGSTMDAVGSGVGMLGSGIGAGVGLVGTGLGTGVGIVGSGFGVVGSGLSKAGKFMGRTFTGGHSSSSKKNGSSTPVNSVQENGGAKPLKSE, encoded by the exons ATGGGGTTGATTTCTGGGATTCTGTTGGGGATGATCTGCGGGATTGGTTTAATGGCAGTTTGGAAACATATGACGAGGCACAGGGGCAACAAGAGAATTGCTAAG GCAGTAGATGTGAAAGTAATGGGCGGCCTCAGCAGGGATGATCTAAAGAAAGTTTGTGGCGATAACTTTCCTGAATGGATATCATTCCCGGTTTTTGAACAG GTCAAATGGTTGAACAAACAATTGAGCAAATTGTGGCCATTCATTGCCGAA GCAGGAGAGGCTATTATAAAAGAATCTGTTGAACCTCTTTTAGAAGATTATCGACCTTCTGGAATTACTTCATTGAAGTTTAGCAAATTATCATTGGGAACTGTGGCACCTAAAATAGAAG GTATTCGTGTTCAGAGCCTTAAAAAAGGTCAAATCACTATGGATATTGACCTCCGATGGGGTGGTGATCCCAATATTGTCTTAGGTGTTGAAGCTGCAATGGTTGCTTCTATACCCATTCAG TTGAAAAATCTTCAAGTTTTCACTGTTATTCGTGTTATCTTCCAACTAACTGAGGAAATCCCTTGCATCTCGGCTGTTGTTGTAGCATTACTTTCTGAG CCCAAACCTAGAATTGACTATGTCTTGAAGGCGGTCGGTGGAAGTTTAACAGCTCTTCCTGGACTTTCAGATATGATTGAT GACACTGTAAATACAATAGTGACAGATATGCTAGAATGGCCGCACAGAATCGTTGTTCCAATTGGAGGCATACCCATGGATACTAG TGATTTGGAGCTTAAGCCACAAGGGAAGCTCATAGTAACTGTAGTCAAGGCTAATGGCTTGAAGAACCACGAAATGATTGGAAAATCCGATCCATATGCTGTTGTACATATACGCCCACTTTTCAAGGTTAAGACAAAAACCATTGACAACAACCTAAATCCTGTTTGGGATCAGACGTTTGAGTTAATTGCAGAAGACAAGGAGACCCAATCCCTATTTGTTGAG GTCTTTGATAAAGACAATATTGGGCAAGACGAGCGAATGGGTGTCACAAAGTTGCGTCTCAGTGAGCTAGTAGCTGACACTGCCAAAGAAATTGAATTACGATTACTGCCAAAGTTTGATATGCTCAAAGTCAAAGATAAGAAGGATCGGGGAACTATCACAATAAAG GTGTTGTATCATGAGTTCAACAAGGAAGAGCAGTTAGCTGCTCTGGAGGCAGAGAAGGTGATCCTAGAAGAAAGGAAGAAGCTGAAAGCAGAAGGGGTTATCGGGAGCACAATGGATGCGGTTGGTTCAGGTGTCGGTATGTTGGGCAGTGGCATTGGGGCAGGTGTGGGGCTTGTTGGAACGGGGCTAGGTACCGGTGTAGGCATAGTTGGAAGTGGCTTTGGAGTTGTTGGCAGTGGCCTAAGCAAAGCTGGAAAATTTATGGGAAGGACATTCACTGGTGGACATTCCAGCAGTTCAAAGAAGAATGGTTCCTCAACTCCAGTAAACTCTGTTCAAGAAAATGGTGGTGCAAAGCCACTCAAAAGTGAATAG
- the LOC129886607 gene encoding receptor-like serine/threonine-protein kinase At2g45590, with the protein MPPENPFSPPLTPLPVFPTTYLPPPPPSSHHHHSHSPLIPPFIAASFALTFFIVAAIIYRKVSRNRTVPADLKSPPPPHKFTYSVLRRATGSFTASNRLGQGGFGSVYKGVLPSGQEVAVKLMDASGSLQGEREFHNELTLASRIDTTSCHHVVPILGFSSDEHSYKHHCSSRRRRLVLVYEYMHNGSLQDALLDRKCPELMQWRKRFDIISSIAKGVEYLHYSCDPPIVHGDIKPSNILLDYHFDAKIADFGLAQSLTKDDQVVESFIEDEERVEKGAKGDVFENVEENGSILEGNDSVVTDEVVINVDQLPESCCVRVLDGEAGVVSPEVGVPSEGMEKTSVSEVFFDAASVDSGISKGIGRGTSQSGRDWWWKQDNVNGGSDSGRIKDYVMEWIGSEIRKERPKKDWIATTSAAEDIAKGGQQKQRKKLEWWASLDEERMRREKKNRKPREWWKEEFCEELAKKKKKRDLKSGEMWWQRDEEVAPERKRSKSKGSRSSIDWWLDSFSGEFRIGRRSSQDFASGDIPKSGGVSSTPSMRGTVCYIAPEYGGGGQLSEKCDVYSFGVLLLVLVSGRRPLQVTASPMSEFERANLVSWARQLAHSGKLLDLVDPNIQLLDREQALLCITIALLCLQRSPNKRPTMKEIVGMLCGDSEPPHLPFEFSPSPPSSFPFKSRKKAR; encoded by the coding sequence ATGCCTCCAGAAAACCCATTCTCACCTCCCCTAACACCCCTTCCTGTCTTTCCCACCACCTACCTCCCACCCCCACCACCCTCTTCCCACCATCACCATTCTCACTCTCCTCTCATCCCACCCTTCATTGCTGCTTCTTTTGCCTTGACTTTCTTCATTGTTGCTGCCATCATTTACCGCAAAGTGTCACGCAACAGGACTGTTCCTGCAGATCTGAAGTCACCTCCACCACCCCACAAGTTCACCTACTCTGTCCTCCGCCGTGCTACTGGGTCATTTACAGCTTCTAATCGTCTTGGCCAAGGTGGATTCGGGTCTGTTTACAAAGGTGTCCTTCCATCTGGACAGGAGGTAGCCGTGAAGCTCATGGATGCTTCGGGCTCCCTCCAAGGCGAGAGGGAGTTTCATAATGAACTCACTCTCGCTTCGAGGATAGACACTACGTCTTGCCATCACGTAGTGCCTATCCTCGGGTTCTCGTCCGATGAACATAGTTATAAACACCACTGTTCTAGTCGGAGGAGAAGATTAGTTCTGGTATATGAGTATATGCATAATGGGAGCCTCCAAGATGCTTTGTTAGATCGAAAATGTCCCGAGTTAATGCAATGGAGAAAGAGATTTGATATTATAAGTTCCATTGCAAAGGGTGTTGAGTATCTTCATTATTCGTGTGATCCTCCTATAGTACATGGAGATATCAAGCCGTCTAATATATTGTTGGATTACCATTTTGATGCAAAAATAGCTGACTTTGGCCTAGCACAGTCTTTGACTAAAGATGATCAAGTTGTTGAGTCTTTCATTGAAGATGAGGAAAGAGTTGAAAAGGGGGCAAAAGGAGATGTTTTTGAGAATGTGGAGGAAAATGGGTCGATTCTTGAAGGAAATGACAGTGTGGTCACAGATGAGGTTGTGATCAATGTGGATCAGTTGCCGGAGAGTTGTTGTGTGAGGGTGTTGGATGGGGAAGCGGGAGTGGTGTCACCTGAGGTGGGAGTTCCATCAGAGGGGATGGAAAAGACTAGTGTTTCCGAGGTTTTTTTTGACGCGGCTAGTGTGGATAGTGgaatttcgaaagggattgggAGGGGAACTAGTCAATCAGGCAGAGATTGGTGGTGGAAACAGGACAATGTGAATGGTGGATCAGATTCTGGAAGGATCAAGGACTATGTGATGGAATGGATTGGTAGTGAAATCAGAAAAGAGAGGCCTAAGAAGGATTGGATCGCGACCACGAGTGCAGCAGAAGACATTGCCAAAGGGGGGCAACAGAAGCAAAGAAAGAAACTTGAATGGTGGGCATCTTTGGATGAGGAGAGAATGAggagagaaaagaagaataggAAGCCAAGAGAATGGTGGAAGGAAGAGTTCTGTGAGGAGTTGgccaagaaaaagaagaaaagggatCTCAAAAGTGGAGAAATGTGGTGGCAAAGGGATGAAGAGGTAGCGCCTGAAAGAAAGAGGAGCAAAAGCAAGGGAAGTAGGAGCAGCATTGATTGGTGGCTCGACAGTTTCAGTGGCGAGTTTCGGATTGGAAGACGAAGTAGTCAAGATTTTGCCAGTGGAGATATTCCCAAGAGTGGTGGTGTGAGTAGTACCCCTAGTATGAGAGGAACAGTTTGTTATATCGCTCCAGAGTATGGCGGTGGAGGTCAGCTCTCAGAGAAATGCGATGTGTACAGTTTTGGCGTTTTGTTATTGGTTTTGGTCTCAGGGAGAAGGCCACTCCAAGTTACAGCTTCTCCAATGTCAGAATTTGAGAGGGCTAATCTGGTTTCATGGGCTAGGCAGCTTGCTCATTCAGGCAAGCTTTTGGATCTTGTTGATCCCAATATTCAACTACTGGATAGAGAACAAGCATTGCTTTGCATCACAATTGCACTACTCTGTTTACAGAGATCACCTAACAAGCGCCCTACAATGAAAGAGATTGTTGGGATGCTTTGTGGTGACTCTGAGCCACCCCACTTGCCGTTTGAGTTTTCCCCTTCACCACCCTCCAGTTTCCCTTTCAAGTCACGGAAAAAGGCCCGGTGA
- the LOC129886608 gene encoding probable carboxylesterase 8, with protein MAEQKKIAEATMEDAYKLLNITRNPDGSLTRKYPFPNVPSNPEIDSNEQISLSKDIPLNLTTNTFIRLFRPVSPPPNAKLPLIIYFHGGGFVLCSVSSAIFHGSCNSMSAQIPALIASVEYRLSPEHRLPAAYDDAVDAIKWAKDQAINGGDPWLKELADFSKVFLMGSSSGGNIVYNAGLRSLDLNLDPIKIVGLIMNQPYFGGVERTESEVKFVNDKIVPLHVNYLMWSLALPEGADRDHEFSNPLINEAEVKVKIQRLPTCLIRGYGGDPLVDRQKGLAKMMASHGLHVTPQFLETGYHGVEIFDPKSAQDLYDSIKDFIKSICVENVGKSAM; from the exons ATGGCAGAGCAAAAGAAAATAGCAGAAGCCACCATGGAAGATGCTTACAAGTTGCTCAATATTACACGAAATCCAGATGGGTCTCTCACTAGAAAATACCCATTTCCTAATGTCCCTTCAAATCCAGAAATTGATTCAAATGAACAAATTTCACTCTCAAAAGACATACCTCTTAACCTTACCACCAACACCTTCATACGCCTCTTCCGTCCCGTTTCTCCGCCCCCTAACGCCAAATTACCTCTCATCATATACTTCCATGGTGGTGGATTTGTGCTATGTAGTGTAAGTTCTGCTATTTTCCATGGATCTTGTAATTCCATGTCAGCTCAGATCCCCGCATTAATTGCTTCCGTTGAGTATCGCCTCTCCCCCGAGCACCGCCTTCCTGCAGCCTATGACGACGCCGTCGATGCAATCAAATGGGCTAAAGATCAAGCTATTAACGGTGGTGATCCATGGTTGAAAGAGCTCGCTGATTTCTCTAAAGTTTTCTTAATGGGTAGTAGTTCAGGAGGAAATATTGTGTACAATGCAG GTTTACGTTCACTCGATCTCAATCTCGATCCGATTAAGATAGTGGGGCTGATAATGAATCAGCCCTACTTTGGTGGGGTTGAGAGAACAGAGTCGGAGGTCAAGTTTGTCAATGACAAGATAGTGCCTTTGCATGTAAATTATCTGATGTGGTCGCTCGCATTGCCTGAAGGTGCGGATCGCGATCACGAATTTTCTAATCCGTTGATTAATGAGGCGGAAGTAAAAGTGAAGATCCAACGATTGCCGACGTGTTTGATCAGAGGGTATGGAGGGGACCCACTTGTTGATAGGCAGAAGGGATTGGCTAAGATGATGGCGTCACATGGGTTGCACGTGACTCCTCAGTTTCTTGAAACAGGATATCATGGTGTGGAGATATTTGATCCAAAAAGTGCACAAGATCTGTATGATTCTATAAAGGATTTTATCAAATCTATTTGTGTTGAAAATGTGGGCAAATCAGCCATGTGA